A genome region from Anopheles stephensi strain Indian chromosome 2, UCI_ANSTEP_V1.0, whole genome shotgun sequence includes the following:
- the LOC118517542 gene encoding DNA replication complex GINS protein SLD5 produces MEGSELDSENQPGTSAEADLYLNGSRNGRAEEFEDDEEEVQMSSQEVLEALQRAWINEKFAPDVLPYEEALVEMVMIQLVHMEENLATANKNDLLYIVHRMEVERIRFIVASYLRCRLQKLETYASHVLEVESSRPRNLKRLSEAEQKFTRDFHDSVETHFHELVTRHMPQNHQDDERARRVVPNMNTHVFARARQDVGEYSLAGGEHSVNIRYRCGTFVPIPRY; encoded by the exons ATGGAAGGTAGTGAATTAGATTCGGAAAACCAGCCTGGAACAAGTGCTGAGGCTGATTTGTATCTGAATGGTTCGCGCAACGGTAGGGCCGAAGAGTTTGAGGACGATGAGGAGGAAGTCCAAATGTCCTCGCAAGAG GTTTTGGAAGCTCTTCAACGTGCCTGGATAAATGAGAAGTTTGCCCCGGATGTGCTACCCTATGAAGAGGCGCTGGTGGAAATGGTCATGATACAGCTGGTGCACATGGAGGAAAATCTAGCAACGGCAAACAAGAACGATCTGCTCTACATCGTACACCGGATGGAGGTGGAACGCATCAGATTCATAGTGGCTAGCTATCTGCGGTGTAGATTACAAAAGCTGGAAACATACGCGTCTCACGTCCTTGAAGTGGAGTCTAGCAGACCGCGCAATTTAAAAAGACTGTCGGAAGCAGAGCAGAAGTTTACGCGCGACTTTCACGATAGTGTCGAAACTCATTTCCACGAGCTGGTCACTCGTCACATGCCACAAAACCATCAAGATGATGAACGAGCGCGCCGCGTAGTACCGAATATGAACACACACGTTTTTGCTCGAGCGAGACAGGACGTCGGGGAATATTCATTGGCTGGTGGAGAACACTCGGTCAACATTCGTTACCGGTGCGGTACATTTGTTCCGATACCGCGATATTGA
- the LOC118517536 gene encoding opsin-1-like, translating to MAAFVEPHFDAWTQGGSNMTVVDKVPPEMLHMVHPHWNQFPPMNPLWHSILGFAIFMLGMISMTGNGCVMYIFTNTKSLRTPSNLLVVNLAFSDFFMMFTMGPPMVINCWHETWTFGPFACELYAMLGSLFGCASIWTMTMIAFDRYNVIVKGLSGKPMTNNGALLRILGVWAFALFWTLAPLFGWNRYVPEGNMTACGTDYLTQTWLSRSYIIIYAIFVYWLPLLTIIYSYTFILKAVSAHEKNMREQAKKMNVASLRTQEAQNTSTEMKLAKVALVTISLWFMAWTPYLVINFAGIFKAAPISPLATIWGSLFAKANAVYNPIVYGISHPKYRAALYQKFPSLSCQDAPADDGQSVASGATQASDEKA from the coding sequence ATGGCTGCATTCGTGGAACCACATTTCGATGCCTGGACGCAAGGTGGAAGCAACATGACCGTAGTGGACAAGGTCCCGCCAGAGATGCTCCACATGGTGCATCCCCACTGGAACCAGTTCCCGCCGATGAACCCGCTGTGGCACTCGATCCTGGGCTTTGCCATCTTCATGCTCGGAATGATCTCGATGACCGGTAACGGTTGTGTGATGTACATCTTCACGAACACCAAGTCACTCCGCACCCCCTCCAACCTGCTGGTGGTCAATTTGGCCTTCTCTGATTTCTTCATGATGTTTACCATGGGACCGCCGATGGTGATCAACTGCTGGCACGAGACCTGGACGTTCGGACCGTTCGCCTGCGAGCTCTACGCCATGCTTGGATCGCTGTTCGGCTGTGCCTCGATCTGGACCATGACTATGATTGCGTTTGACCGATACAACGTCATCGTGAAGGGTCTCTCGGGTAAACCGATGACCAACAACGGAGCCCTGCTGCGCATCCTGGGCGTGTGGGCGTTCGCACTGTTCTGGACTCTGGCCCCGCTCTTCGGATGGAACCGATACGTGCCGGAGGGTAACATGACCGCTTGCGGAACCGACTACCTGACCCAGACGTGGCTGAGCCGCTCGTACATCATCATCTACGCCATCTTCGTGTACTGGTTGCCTCTGCTGACCATCATCTACTCGTACACCTTCATCCTGAAGGCTGTGTCCGCACACGAGAAGAACATGCGCGAGCAGGCCAAGAAGATGAACGTCGCCTCGCTGCGTACGCAGGAAGCCCAGAACACCAGCACCGAGATGAAGCTGGCCAAGGTCGCCCTGGTCACCATCTCGCTCTGGTTCATGGCCTGGACTCCGTATCTGGTCATCAACTTCGCCGGAATCTTCAAGGCTGCTCCGATCAGCCCGCTGGCCACCATCTGGGGCTCGCTGTTCGCCAAGGCCAACGCCGTCTACAACCCGATCGTGTACGGCATCAGCCATCCGAAGTACCGCGCTGCTCTGTACCAGAAGTTCCCGTCGCTATCGTGCCAGGATGCACCCGCCGACGATGGACAGTCGGTAGCGTCCGGTGCTACCCAGGCCTCAGATGAGAAGGCATAA
- the LOC118502499 gene encoding zinc finger protein DZIP1L → MPYKWHHNFPKIAREAGFTIRELSAGHCIDWRFIASIDPYGIVSEKDYEKLDEFIPHISEVPIGNVLNNRILDPAIGKYFILAQFSIQYLLFCKQFLDETVLEIRNTIQSLREENVRLEKLNKKRNEEVTVLQRKLQRIETMEHQHSQQAASIVYPCSKCTKNFISPELLSAHIVRKHANIVRPSEATFDRKPSSTDTNLINTIKLELEVKQLKERLNAAEKDLHNHRTKHHRCRVCSEDSSSATEKPQAKVLHSIGIQSNLTDDKDSNDREAQTQTDMPLTAEFAPITENKPKEQTPSADLISRLDLQTLLEEQKQLFESWKTGERKILNQEIATVKQNLADIIESMERSERNTPIPEAEQNVWKDRYQELEKMYEISQKQSQETIASFERVYAQKMEQMKKLLLETRAPEHDSDQHHARLTHVNKSIPCHLSGLKVVTLPTVAIEGSSVTDCTKEMVQNNDQSSNVISSESEQVESDKEIRPTIEPPKKPSMQIPRVVVATPELDTPKSSKSQSQSSQRALLISPKKQILNQFRARLKAIGVDPRSKQLFGENLNAAYKALADRRDFQKQKHNHFFVTRNQLLSKVEQLARGKVEETPQAKLIVGKMPADQPILMRKGTQPSSAKVHTAQPRLKASSALELLPSKQKLHLPEMGTDSNVSKAKKTSIVPGSQGSLYRPTIKLTDDDIITVHADVSHYPGQEESIIVPNPSKRASISSYDQQVERLLHTPIKSIQPANNASSKTQGLVLQENPPDISGIVEDVSMQPKPVPKKRVLFNLDSADNIQSAGRTPVPTGQQQTVEEYLRSQQKYDVRKTKVDDESDWNISSFDEDK, encoded by the exons ATGCCATACAAATGGCACCACAACTTTCCGAAAATAGCAAGAGAGGCTGGTTTTACGATACGTGAGCTTTCCGCGGGACATTGCATTGATTGGCGTTTCATTG CTTCCATCGATCCTTACGGTATTGTCAGTGAGAAGGACTACGAAAAACTGGACGAATTCATTCCTCACATATCGGAAGTACCCATCGGGAACGTGTTAAACAATCGGATTCTCGACCCTGCGATTGGAAAATACTTCATCCTTGCACAATTCAGCATTCAGTACCTGTTGTTTTGTAAGCAATTTCTAGATGAAACAGTGCTGGAAATAAGAAATACCATTCAGAGTTTACGGGAGGAAAATGTGCGACTcgaaaaattgaacaaaaagcGTAACGAAGAAGTAACCGTGCTGCAAAGAAAGCTGCAACGCATCGAAACGATGGAACATCAACACTCACAGCAAGCGGCCAGCATCGTTTATCCATGCTCAAAATGTACCAAAAATTTCATCAGTCCGGAGCTGTTGAGTGCCCACATTGTACGGAAACATGCAAACATTGTCCGGCCATCGGAAGCAACGTTTGATCGTAAGCCGTCCAGTACGGACACCAACCTGATAAATACTATCAAACTCGAGCTGGAAGTGAAACAACTGAAGGAACGGCTCAATGCCGCTGAAAAGGACCTACACAATCATCGCACGAAACACCATCGATGTCGCGTTTGCTCCGAGGACAGTAGCAGTGCCACGGAAAAACCACAAGCTAAAGTGCTCCACAGCATTGGAATACAAAGTAACCTGACGGATGATAAGGATTCAAATGATAGAGAAGCACAAACGCAAACAGATATGCCATTAACAGCGGAATTCGCTCCTATCACGGAAAACAAACCGAAGGAACAGACACCTTCTGCCGACCTTATTTCCAGGCTGGATCTGCAAACACTGTTGGAGGAACAAAAGCAACTCTTTGAAAGCTGGAAAAccggtgaaagaaaaatactTAACCAGGAAATTGCGACCGTTAAACAGAACCTAGCGGATATAATTGAAAGCATGGAAAGGTCTGAAAGAAACACTCCCATACCGGAGGCAGAGCAGAACGTTTGGAAAGATCGATATCAAgagttggaaaaaatgtacGAAATAAGTCAAAAGCAATCCCAGGAAACCATCGCGTCATTCGAAAGAGTGTATGCGCAAAAGATGGAGCAGATGAAGAAATTGCTTCTCGAGACACGTGCTCCAGAACACGACTCCGATCAGCACCATGCACGTTTAACGCATGTTAACAAAAGTATTCCGTGCCATTTAAGCGGTTTAAAAGTGGTTACCCTTCCAACGGTTGCTATTGAAGGTAGTTCGGTGACGGATTGCACTAAGGAGATGGTTCAAAATAACGACCAAAGCAGCAATGTGATATCTTCCGAATCGGAGCAAGTCGAAAGCGACAAAGAAATACGCCCAACCATTGAACCCCCTAAAAAACCTTCCATGCAGATCCCACGTGTCGTAGTTGCTACACCGGAATTGGACACCCCGAAGAGTTCGAAGTCTCAATCGCAATCTTCCCAACGTGCTTTGCTCATTTCGCCCAAAAAGCAAATCTTGAATCAGTTCCGTGCACGCCTAAAAGCGATTGGAGTTGATCCCCGATCGAAGCAACTGTTTGgggaaaatttaaatgcagCGTACAAAGCTTTAGCGGACCGGCGAGACtttcaaaagcaaaagcacaACCATTTTTTCGTCACCCGTAACCAATTGCTATCGAAGGTGGAACAATTGGCGCGAGGGAAGGTAGAAGAGACTCCCCAAGCGAAGCTAATCGTTGGTAAAATGCCTGCAGATCAACCGATCCTTATGAGAAAAGGTACGCAACCATCTTCCGCCAAAGTGCACACAGCACAACCTCGTCTAAAAGCGTCCTCAGCTCTAGAATTACTTCCTTCAAAGCAAAAGCTACACCTTCCGGAGATGGGCACAGATTCGAATGTatcgaaagcgaaaaaaacatCCATTGTTCCTGGGTCCCAGGGATCATTGTACAGGCCCACCATAAAACTGACCGATGATGACATCATCACCGTCCATGCAGACGTGTCACATTATCCTGGCCAGGAAGAATCCATCATTGTACCCAACCCGTCCAAACGGGCTTCTATTTCCAGCTACGATCAGCAAGTAGAACGACTCCTGCATACTCCCATTAAATCTATTCAACCTGCAAACAACGCATCGAGCAAAACGCAAGGACTGGTGTTGCAAGAAAATCCTCCGGACATTAGCGGTATTGTAGAGGACGTGTCCATGCAACCAAAACCTGTCCCCAAAAAGCGGGTGCTCTTTAATTTAGATAGCGCAGACAATATTCAATCTGCTGGAAGAACACCCGTACCAACCGGACAGCAGCAAACAGTGGAAGAATATTTAAGATCGCAGCAAAAATATGACGTCCGAAAGACTAAGGTCGACGATGAGTCCGATTGGAATATCAGCAGCTTCGACGAAGATAAATAA